A region from the Silene latifolia isolate original U9 population chromosome 7, ASM4854445v1, whole genome shotgun sequence genome encodes:
- the LOC141590687 gene encoding uncharacterized protein LOC141590687: protein MNNVGLFGLIETRVKSINISKVISGLGTGWSYEVNNDIRDGGRIWILWNPSIFNVSIIKKEVQVIHLHVSHLQSGYNWVCSMVYGCNKDSDRHDLWNSLVQMKAICVEPWIVMGDFNNVLHFDERIGSSVTAAEEGDCRVFSRIDRVMANAAWILNGPSGIANFLPEGLHDHSPCILSLWEDFDRKKNSFKYFNMWGKDEKFLSIVQQTWSDVVRGCRMFRVAIKLKRLKNPLKRLNREGYGDIINSASAAKMYLQEVQTKLHLDPRNLVLQSEEKIASNTFKELDEAKNLFLGQKAKIQWMCCNDDNIHYFHSSIRARRAQNKVLAIKDMTGRLCSDNSSIEAAFIEYYISLLGNSAPVTTVNAGVIRRGKIITPDQSINLCQPVTAAEIRQALFSIPNEKAPGPDGYSAGFFKDAFPVIGEDVIAAVMEFFDNGQLLQQINSTVLTLIPKKEVPCSVLDFRPIACCNVLFKSISKVICGRLVGVLADIISLNQSAFIHGRDIVDNIMICQDLVRLYNRRACSPRVMMKIDLRKAYDSIEWTFVEDMLYAFKFPPKMINWIMQCVTTPTYTISLNGSQFGYFKGRRGLRQGDPMSPLLFTLFLEYFTRILDLVTLKPQFRFHPLCKAMGLCHLAFADDLLIFCRGDQDSVKIIMRAFMSFSDASGLCMNKDKSDIFMNGVPNPVAEEILLLSGFQKGKFPFRYLGIPISYKRLSNLECNKLVEKMVERIRSSGAKHLTIFADWFLLEQFYLLHSYWARIFLCQRESFIRWSVYVELTYGPGKVRSIIKSLQSHGTLLCLPKIYGGLGIDNCHMRNIAMPGKYIWWVASKKDCLWVKWVHHVYIKQADWWLYTPSISTSWTWRQLCKVKDKLHNGFLSNHWLAKPYCSDMVYNWLLNAQGKKVWLPLVWNRLSLPKDNFICWLFIQQRLQTKDRLLRFGVINDGLCYLCGMAPETHSHLFFDCNFSARCAGKIRQWLGVDWHGDIITWGLKWHYKFLLKKKIILAVLSSLIYLIWETRNKCRVEQLVQHPDCLVHRVQERVKARMNVLKVESFRSRDIAWVNSVLAY, encoded by the exons ATGAATAATGTTGGTCTCTTTGGCTTAATTGAAACTAGGGTAAAATCAATAAATATTAGCAAGGTTATTAGTGGTTTAGGGACTGGTTGGAGTTATGAGGTTAATAATGACATTAGAGATGGGGGGAGGATTTGGATCCTTTGGAATCCTTCTATTTTTAATGTTAGTATCATTAAGAAAGAGGTACAAGTCATACACTTACATGTTTCTCATTTACAGTCTGGTTATAATTGGGTATGCTCTATGGTGTATGGATGCAATAAGGACAGTGATAGACATGATCTGTGGAATTCTTTAGTTCAAATGAAGGCTATATGTGTGGAGCCATGGATTGTCATGGGAGACTTTAATAATGTTCTTCATTTTGATGAGAGAATTGGTTCTAGTGTCACAGCTGCTGAG GAAGGTGATTGCAGGGTGTTCAGTAGGATTGATAGGGTTATGGCAAATGCTGCTTGGATCCTGAATGGTCCTTCTGGTATTGCTAACTTTCTACCTGAAGGCTTGCATGATCATAGTCCTTGCATCCTTAGTCTTTGGGAGGACTTTGATAGAAAGAAGAATAGttttaaatattttaacatgtggggcAAAGATGAGAAGTTTCTGAGTATTGTTCAACAAACCTGGTCTGATGTTGTGAGGGGTTGCAGAATGTTTCGGGTGGCCATTAAACTTAAACGTTTAAAAAACCCCCTTAAGAGACTTAATAGGGAAGGGTATGGAGACATTATTAACTCTGCTAGTGCAGCCAAAATGTATCTTCAGGAGGTACAAACAAAGCTCCATTTGGATCCTAGGAACCTGGTTCTGCAGTCTGAAGAAAAGATTGCCTCTAACACTTTCAAGGAATTAGATGAGGCTAAGAATCTGTTTCTGGGGCAAAAAGCTAAGATTCAATGGATGTGTTGTAATGATGATAATATCCATTATTTCCACAGTTCTATTAGAGCTAGAAGAGCTCAGAATAAGGTTCTGGCCATTAAGGATATGACTGGCAGGCTTTGTTCTGACAATTCTTCCATTGAAGCTGCTTTCATTGAGTATTACATTTCCTTGCTTGGCAATTCTGCTCCTGTGACCACTGTCAATGCTGGTGTGATAAGAAGGGGCAAAATTATTACCCCTGATCAGAGTATCAATCTTTGTCAACCTGTGACTGCTGCTGAGATCAGACAGGCCCTCTTCTCCATTCCAAATGAGAAAGCCCCTGGTCCTGATGGATACTCTGCTGGGTTCTTTAAGGATGCTTTCCCTGTGATTGGTGAGGATGTTATTGCAGCTGTGATGGAATTCTTTGATAATGGTCAACTGTTGCAGCAAATTAATTCTACAGTGTTGACACTTATTCCTAAAAAAGAGGTCCCTTGTTCTGTGTTGGATTTCAGGcccattgcttgttgcaatgtcCTTTTTAAAAGCATATCCAAAGTCATATGTGGCAGGTTGGTTGGGGTATTAGCTGATATTATCAGTCTTAATCAGAGTGCTTTCATTCATGGAAGGGACATTGTGGACAACATTATGATCTGTCAAGACCTTGTTAGGCTCTATAATAGGAGAGCTTGCTCTCCTAGGGTGATGATGAAAATTGATTTAAGGAAAGCTTATGATTCAATTGAGTGGACTTTTGTGGAGGATATGCTATATGCCTTTAAATTTCCTCCTAAGATGATTAATTGGATTATGCAGTGTGTGACTACACCTACATACACTATCTCTCTCAATGGATCTCAGTTTGGTTATTTCAAGGGTAGGAGAGGCCTTAGACAAGGAGATCCTATGTCTCCTCTTCTTTTTACTCTTTTCCTTGAATATTTTACTAGGATCCTTGATCTTGTGACTCTCAAACCCCAGTTTAGGTTTCACCCTCTGTGCAAGGCAATGGGTTTGTGTCATCTGGCCTTTGCTGATGACCTTCTTATTTTTTGCAGAGGTGATCAGGATTCTGTTAAGATTATTATGAGGGCTTTTATGAGTTTTTCTGATGCTTCTGGTCTctgtatgaacaaggacaaatctgaTATTTTTATGAATGGAGTTCCTAACCCTGTAGCTGAAGAAATTCTTCTTTTATCTGGGTTTCAGAAGGGCAAATTCCCTTTCAGATACCTTGGTATTCCTATTTCCTACAAGAGACTGTCTAATCTGGAATGCAACAAGCTTGTTGAGAAAATGGTGGAGAGGATAAGGAGCTCGGGGGCAAAGCATCTCACTATCTTTGCAGATTGGTTCTTGTTAGAACAGTTTTATCTGTTGCATAGTTATTGGGCAAGAATTTTCCTCTGCCAAAGGGAATCATTCATAAGGTGGAGTGTATATGTAGAGCTTACCTATGGTCCTGGCAAAGTGAGGAGCATCATAAAGTCCCTGCAGTCTCATGGGACACTGCTTTGTTTGCCTAAAATCTATGGAGGATTGGGCATTGATAATTGTCACATGAGGAATATTGCAATGCCTGGAAAGTATATTTGGTGGGTGGCTAGTAAGAAGGACTGTCTCTGGGTGAAGTGGGTTCACCATGTTTATATAAAGCAAGCAGACTGGTGGTTGTATACTCCTTCTATTTCTACTAGCTGGACTTGGAGACAGTTATGCAAGGTTAAGGATAAATTGCACAATGGTTTTCTGAGCAATCACTGGCTGGCTAAACCGTATTGTTCTGATATGGTCTATAATTGGCTCCTCAATGCTCAGGGCAAGAAAGTGTGGCTTCCTCTGGTTTGGAACAGGCTCAGCTTACCCAAGGACAATTTCATTTGTTGGCTCTTTATACAACAAAGGCTGCAGACTAAGGATAGATTATTGCGGTTTGGTGTTATTAATGATGGCTTATGCTATCTTTGTGGCATGGCACCTGAAACACACAGTCATCTGTTTTTTGATTGTAATTTCAGTGCTAGGTGTGCAGGAAAGATCAGGCAGTGGCTGGGTGTTGATTGGCATGGGGATATCATCACCTGGGGTCTGAAATGGCATTACAAATTCTTGCTAAAGAAGAAAATCATTCTGGCTGTGCTGTCCAGTCTGATTTACCTGATCTGGGAAACACGTAACAAATGTAGAGTAGAGCAACTCGTGCAGCATCCTGATTGTCTTGTGCATAGAGTTCAGGAACGAGTTAAAGCTAGGATGAATGTATTAAAAGTTGAGAGCTTCAGAAGTAGAGATATAGCATGGGTTAATTCTGTATTAGCCTACTAA